Within the Desulfatibacillum aliphaticivorans DSM 15576 genome, the region ATATAGATTTCGAGGTTAAATTGAACTCATCAGGAGAATTACTAAAAAAATTATTTCTCTCCTTTAACAAAGGCGAGCGCAATGAGTTTATTCTGGTTGCAAAAGAGTATATTGAACGTGAAAAGCGAAAAAACCATCATGTGCTGGCAAAGCAGCTTGAAGAGGCTTTGAATTTCGAAAGTAACCAGGTTTCCAATAGGAATGGATGTACTCGATTTAAAACAGATATACCTATCCCACGCGATAACGAAAGTGGGTTCCCACTATTATCAATAAAGTCGTATGACCATTTGTGGGAAGAGTTAATTCTGCCTTCAGAAACTGAACTTATACTCAGACAGATTGTTCAGGAGTTTAAAGAATCTGACATACTGAGAGGTTATAACCTCTTGCCCAAGTCCAAAATTCTACTTTGTGGCATTCCTGGAACTGGTAAAACCTTCACAGCACAAGTTATCAGTTCTGTTCTTGGACTGCCTCTGGTTCAGATCCAATTTGATGCAATTATCTCTTCCTATCTCGGTGAGA harbors:
- a CDS encoding AAA family ATPase; the protein is MNSSGELLKKLFLSFNKGERNEFILVAKEYIEREKRKNHHVLAKQLEEALNFESNQVSNRNGCTRFKTDIPIPRDNESGFPLLSIKSYDHLWEELILPSETELILRQIVQEFKESDILRGYNLLPKSKILLCGIPGTGKTFTAQVISSVLGLPLVQIQFDAIISSYLGETATNLRKVFDFINSGIWVVLFDEFDIIGKNRDDHYEHGEIKRVVNNFLQMIDSFEGESLIFAATNHHHILDPAIWRRFDEVVLYKNPTSEDCLLLLDLFLKPIPKNGFKLESIAVKMKELAPSEIKMVAHEAMKKSILEGRFKLSKADIEFATKRFLDRKSIKNGKDG